CTTTGTGGCAATCATGGAAAAATACAACCTCAAGGACCGTGCACTTCTGAAGCTGGCAGAGGTTGTGAATGCAGCCGACACAGGCATGCAGTCATCCAATCCTTACGCGCCAGGGCTGGACGCCATAGCCCGCGGTTTCTCGCTGTTGCATCCCGACGATTTCGATAATCTGGAAGCCCAGTTCATGGTCTATGACGCGCTTTACACATTTTTCAGGCTGGGAGATGTCAAAGTCGAATAGGGTCCCGCAGAAGAATCAGGAGTAGAATGGCGGAAGAAAGAAAAGAACCTTTTTCAGCCTTAAACCCCAGCATTCTCGGCATGGTGCTGATGGTGGTCCTGGTCGGCATGGGCGAGCGCATGGCGGAACGCTTCCTGCCGCTGTATCTGATGGCTCTCGGCGGCAGCAGCTATTCCATCGGTTTTTTAAATGCCATGACCAACCTCTTGAATGCACTCTATTCTTTTCCGGGTGGATGGCTTTCGGATAAACTCGGATACAAGCGGGCTCTGACCGTTTTCACCCTGCTTTCCATGTGCGGATACCTGATCGTGATCTTTGTGCCCTGCTGGCAGGCAGTGCTGGTCGGGGCACTGTTCTTCATTTCCTGGTCCGCGATTTCACTGCCGGCAGTGATGAGCCTCGTCTCAAAAGCAGTCCCTAAAAACAAGCGCACTCTGGGCGTTACGATCCATTCCCTGGTCAGGCGCTTCCCGATGGCGTTCGGCCCGGTCTGCGGAGGCCTGATGATCAAGTATTACGGGACAGTCCAGGGAGTAAGATTCGCGTTCGCTGCAGCTTTCATCCTGGCCGGGATCTCTCTTTTCGTGCAGGACCGTTTCATAAAGGAAAAAAAGCCTGACGACACCTCTCTCCATCTTCGGGATTCCATCAAATTCATCCGCGGCGATCTCGCCAATCTCCTGATCTCAGACATACTCATCCGCTTCGCTGAGCAGATACCATACGCTTTCGTAGTGATCTGGTGCGTAAAAAACATGGGGGTCACTGAGCCGCAGTTCGGTTATCTGACTGCCATCGAAATGGCGACAGCAGTATTGATCTACCTGCCTGTGGCATATTTTGCGGACCGCTTCGGCAAAAAGCCGTTCGTGGTGATCACCTTTGGATTCTTTACCATCTTCCCGCTCGCCATCTATTATTCACACAGCTTCGAACTGATGATTCTGGCTTTCGTCATCAGGGGACTGAAGGAATTCGGTGAACCGACCAGGAAAGCGCTGATCATGGACCTGGCTCCTGATCATGCGAAAGCAGCCACGTTCGGCACTTACTACCTGATCCGCGACGTGATAGTCTCCATCGCAGCCCTCGCAAGCGCACCGCTCTGGAACATCTCGCCTGAAGCCAATTTTTTCACTGCTTTCGGCTGCGGTCTGATCGGAATGATCTATTTCGCCATCTTCGGGAAAGATGTATCAGTCGAAAAGAAGTAAAACCTTATTTTGCCGTGAATCCGGAGACCCAGGCCGGCGGCTCAGGTCTGGAGCTTTCCTTGCCCATCTGCTGCCAGAGTTCGTCGGTCAGCCTGTTTTCCATCTTCCACTTGAACTCGTAGCTGGAATAGACCGCTCCCCGGCAGAGGCGGTATCCCTTGCCGTCGCTCACGATCACGAAAAGACTGGAGGGCGAGCCAAGGCCTTCTTCCAGAACCTGTTTTGTATTCGGGTCAGTATGGACATCAGCGGCGATCTCCATCCTGGAGTCGGTTTCAGAGGTGATCAGATCAAGCAGCTCTTTCGGGAAATCGCGCAGCGCTTTGAGTCTGGCACCGATATCCGCGATCAGGTCGTATTCCGACTCTTCCAGGTCTTTAGCCTGGAGTTCCTTTTCCGAAATAACCTTCAGGCTGTTCAAGAGAGAAACGAATTCCCCGATTTTCCCGGATAAGCCGTCTGAATTGATCTTCAGGGTATCCAGATTGGAGCTCAAATCCTTGAGCATCTCAGCGATTCTCCCGTAGACCTCAGGATATGGCTCAACATAACCATAGGCTTTCTCAGGTTCCTTTGGCGACATTCCCCTTCCCAGCATGGTATAACTCTGCTTGGCATACAGGATGGTGTCATGCCGCAGTTCGGTCCAGGAACCCAGGAAAGCCTGCAATTCCTTCTGCTTCCAGGCATCCGACTGCATGAACCTTGGCACGTTTGTCTTCCACTCTTCGGTTAAAAGCGGCAGCAGGGAATATATCCAGCGCCAGTAAAGATTCTGCTTCCAGTCTGTCTCTTTTTTCGAGATCCACATCTCCTGCTGCAGATTCTTGAGAAGTACGTCATAATCCGAATACTCAGTGTCACCTTCGGCGGTAAGAATCTTTTGAGCCTGTCTGGAGCCATAGACAGCCGCCACATCGAGGCCGCGGGGGAAGGCCCTGGCCGGTCCGATATTCGGGATGTCCTCCATGGTGAATGGCTTGCCCTTGCCGGTGTACTTGAGGAACAGCTTATCCTTCTGATTGTGGAAAACCAGCTGCTGGAACATGTAGGAGTCTGGGATGAAACGCTGTCCCATCAGTCTGAAGCCTTTGGCGGATGCCGAAAAATCCCCGTCCTCGACAAAGGAAGCTCCTGACAGGATTTTCGGAGAGCCAAGCTTCAGGGCTTCTTCGATGAACAGGGGTAATTTTGTTTTATCGGAAAATCTGTCCACAGTGCCGGCATCGGTGAAAATTTTTCTGGAAACAGCCAGATAGTCGTCCACGTTCAGGTCGTCGGTTTTACCCACGAAATAGACTGTCGGCTCGTAAACTGACTTCCAGAGTCCGTAGGCCTCGGAGTTTTTCAACGCTTCAGTGATCAGGAGGGCCTGCAGCGTCATTTTCTCGCCGCAGGCTTTACCTGCGCCCTCTTTCTGAGGTCTGAGCTTGAAATCGATCCGGCCGAACCACATCAGGGCCTGGAAATACTGCTGGAATTTCTCGTTCCTGGTGTAATGCCCGCGCGGCACATACTGGCTGTAATCCTCGTAAGCGTATGGTGTGGAAATCAGGCTCGGCTTGTCGACATAGCGCAGAAGGTCTCTGGATTCGAGTCCCTTGTGAGCTGCCATCTTTGAAAGCTCACTGTCTGCGAGCTTGTCTGCCTCGGTGCCGGTCCGGTAGGCAGGATCGAAGCAGCGCCTGGCCACTGAAAAATAGCCGAGATTCAGAAGTGCGGCTTCCTTGACCTCAGGGTCTTTCGCCTGTTCCAGCTGAGCCCTGGTAAGTTCCAGCAGCTTGTCTGTGAGCTCTGCCGCCAGTCCGGAAAGCCTTGTCATTTCCAGGATCCTCAGCGAATAATCAAAAAAGATGTGCGCTGAATTCAGCAGGGCGTCACTGCTGACAAAAACTGCCCCTCCCCGCTTCTTGATATCTTCATATACCTTGTACATCTCTTCTTTCGAACCTGGCTGCACGGCAAAACCATTCCGGGACAGGATTGCCTTCAGGTCGTCGGAAATCTGGATGTTTTCAAACCCTGCCAGACCTTCCAGTGGAAAGCCGGTGGATTTTGCTTCTTCAGTCGCAGACACGATCCCGGGTACGAACAGCAGCATACCTGCCAAAATGGTCATGAAATACCTCATTTTCCCCTCCACAATCAGACAGCTTCTTTCTGGAACCAGTTCTACTCATCTTACCTCAAATTCGGGAATTCCGCACCTTGACTTTATCCCCGGTCAAAGCAATATGTATTAGGGCAATGTAAATGCATTCTGTATCTCGCTTGTTCAAGCAATGAGGTTGGTAGGTTAGTAAGTTTGTAAGTTGATATGCAAGAAAAGAATTTCCCCAGGTTGCTGGAATAATGGACAGAAACTTTATGACATTAGCATTGATAGTGACTTTATTATTGTCCGCCGCTTTCTCAAAGTCCGATGCCGCGGATAAAGTCTTCAGGATGAATTTTGCGGCTTCAGCAGAAAAATTCCGCGACAGTCAAAGCATCGAGAAAAAAATTGTGCTGCCCGGCTGCCTCAGGAATCAAGGATACAAACTTCGGAAATATCAATTGTTCCCGTCAGGTAATGTCACTATCTTATCCTCAGAAATCAGCGAAACAGAGATTAAATTTTCCTTCAGGATCAGTAAAAAATTCATGGAGAGCGCTCTGGGACATGTCACGGCTGTGGTTTACTCCCATTCGGATGCTCCGGTCGAGATCCCGCATCCCGAAGCCACCACCCCTCCGGATATAGTCGACAAAAACTTCGCTGCAGGCTGGCTTAAACCTGGAGAAGCCTATAACTTCGAAGTCCTGCCTGGCAGACTTTTGAAAAGTGTTTTCGTCCGCTGGACTGATGCAGGGGGAGATTCCAGGGGTGCACTGGAAATCGACGGTCAGAAATTCGGGCAGAAGGAGATCGGCAGTAATTACAACGGTGTGGTTGCCCGCTTTCCTGTCAAACGTGCCTTTTCCACCAATCGTGAAAAACTGGGCAGAGTAGTGATCGCACAGGACAGGGCGAAAATTTATGCCGTTGAAACTGTTTACGAAGACTATCTGGAAAAAAGTCCGGCCGGATCAGAAGCTGAACCGGTAAAAATCGAACCGGTCAGAGTACCAGATGGCAGTTTAACCCCCCTGATCATCCCCGGATATCCTGTAGCTGCGGAAACTGCTGCATTCGACGATTATCCAGTCCCCTCACAGCTCTATTCCGACAATATTCAGGAAATGCTCAGCCATCCCGGCGCCAGATACCTGGATTGCCAGGAATATGTAATTCCGTCGGAACTGGCCAAAAAAACCGGCATCAGCGAACCGAATTTTTCGATGCCGCAAATGATCGGCGGGCAGAATCTGATGACAGTGATGGATGATCTCTCCACTGAAGCTGAACCAGGCTCGTATCTTCCAGTTCCTGGCGGAAGCGATCTCTATCCAGCTCAGACAGTAGTTTTTTCAGCAGGCTCTACTACCGGTAATTCGCCCACAGTCAATCTTTACCCCCGCAGTACCAGCGCAGTTCCCTCAACTCAGACTTCGGATTCCTCAATTTCAAGCCCAGGTTCGGATAATGAAACCACCCCTCCAGGCGAAGAGGAGGATCCGGCAAAACAGAAAATCATCGGAGAAATGCCGCCGCCTCCCCTGCTTCTCAATCCGGCAGGAATGAAAATGATGAATTTCCAGGGCCATGAAATTCCGACAGTGAATTCGGAAAACGGGGTTCTGCAGAACAAAATCGTGGAACCGACAACTCCGAAGTCAGTGCAGGGATTCGTGACTTCTGCTGATGGACTGTAACATTGAATATTCTCAGTTACTGCCCACTATAAAACCACCAGGCAACCGGCAATCAGATCATGCAGGGCCTGCTTTCTGGCGGTGATTCCGGCAATGATGAATCCGACCAGAATTGCGCAGAAGGAAAACAGCTTGCAGAAATTCCTGGCCAAAGCTCTCAACAGCGTCAATCTCTTCCCGTTCAGATCCAGGACATGCATCCCTAAGGCTCTCTTTCCAGGAGTACCGCGGAAATCCGTTGATTCAAAAATCGAGTAATACAACAGGAACCAGACCAGGAAATAATTCCCGAAGAAACTGTCAAAACCGCCGTAGCCGTATGACCCTGAGACTCCTTCCAGGATCCCGCCCAGAAACTTGAGGCAGAAAGTCAAGAGTATCATGTCTATGATAAAGGCCAGGAATCTCAGCCAGAATCCGGCATAGGACGGCTCAAATCTCCGGGCTGTCACAGGGACCGGCACAGGGATTTTCACAGAGGCAGGAAGGTCTTTCACCAGGTTATGGCCGCACAGGCCGCAGAACCTGGAATTTTCGGAAATCTCACTGCCGCACTGGGAACAGAACATCGCTCCTCCGGGTTTGCTTTCAAACTAGCCTCAATATTACATGGAAACAAGGTTTCTCACAAATTGTCACTCACAGTTGGATTTTTCCAACAAATTCTGACAGCATGAGTTCATCTATGAACAGGAAGTGGGAAAATGAGTTGTTTTGCCAGATTTGTCGCTTTTCTGATGATTTTCCAGTCCTACTGCCAGGCGCAGACAACCGGGGAAGTCAAAGATATCTGGAGTGAGTTTAAGAGCAACGCCTTACTGCATGTTCAAAATCTGGCGGCATTGGGCTGCAGATCCGGCGGCTCTGAAAACGATGCCAAAGCCCGGGCTTATGTGATCAAGTACCTGGAAAAATCAGGACTGACAGTAGAAATTGAGCCATTCAGCTTTGAGATGTTCATGCTTGAAAAAGCGACGCTGCAAGTCGGCGCAACACAACTGGAACCTGAACTGATCTGTTTCAACCCATACCTTTGTTCTGATCAGATGACCGGAGAAATAATGTATATCCAGCCCGACCTGTCCAGGGATGCGTGTGCTAGACTCGAGATTGCCGATAAAATAGTGGTGACTGCCAAGCCAGTCAGTTTTCTCGGGCTGGCAGCGAAAAAATCCAGAGCCATACTTTATTTCGACAGAAAAACCCTTGAAAGCCTGAAGGATCAAGACGGTCGGTTCTCAAACCTGATCATCAGAGGCAGAATTGACAAAATCAAATCCGCAAATCTGATTGCCAGTCTTAACGTAAAACCGATGTCCAGCGAGATCCTCCTCTCTGCTCACCTGGATTCAATTAAAGGCCCGGGAGCTGATGACAACGGGTCAGGAAGCGCCGTCCTGCTGGAACTTTGCAGATCTTTCAGATCAGCTTCAATCAAGCCTCCCTGCAATCTTAAATTTATTTTTTTCGGTGCTGAAGAACTGGGTTTGATCGGAGCCAAAGCATATCTTGAGCAGCATTCGCAGGAGCTTTCCAGGTGCGAACTGTTGTTCAACCTGGATTCAATCGGGGGAAGCGAAAAAATCTATCTTGAAATGGAGGGTGGTCTGGAAGGCAGTTCAAAAGAAAAAGGTAAAAGCCAGTTCCCTGAAGAGATAGCATTCAAATCGCACAGTGATTATTCAGGAAAATGGAAGCTCCTTCATCCAATTGTACTTTCAGTCGCATCGTGCGTGCCTTTATGGCTGAAGGAAGAAATCATGAATTCCGGAAAAGAACTGGGCATTGAGATCACTCCCAGCCGCTTCATGGGTTCAGACCATCTGGTATTCGCCCAGGCGGGGATCTGCTCCACTGATATCGCTGCCGGAGGAAACCAGAAATTCATGCACACAGCAGATGATAAACCTGAAAATGTGAATCCAGATACCCTGGAAAAAGCAGGCAGGATTGTGGCAAAAGTTGTCACTGATTTTCCCTGGAAAAAAAAGTAACCTCTGGCCTTCAAAGTAGTACAGAACCCGGCTCCAAGACCTTCACAATGTATTTATCGCGCAGATTCGAGAGATCGATCGTATATGGCATTTTGAGCTTCTGCTTGTCCTGACCGAAGAGCATCCTCACCACAGGCCGCATGATCTCTTCGTTCACATACTTCACTATCCCGATTTCACCTGTGTTCAATTCCACAGTTGTGCCTGGAGGATAAAAAGTCAGCAGCTTGAAAAGAGCGTTCACGAGATAAGGCGGGAAAGTCTTTCCTGAAAAGGACAGAATGAATTTCATGGCTTGATAGGCAGACATGGCCCCTCTGAAAGGACGGTCTGAAGTGAGAGCGTCGAAGACATCGCAGAGCCCGATCAGCAGCCCTGAAGGATGGATCTCGTCCCCGGACAGCCCTCTGGGATATCCTGTGCCGTTGTAACGCTCATGGTGCTGCACGATCGAGAGCAGAACCCCTTCTTCAAGCTGGAAGCAATCCTTGATCAAGGCGATCCCGCGGAAAATATGCTGCCTGATCTGCTGATAATCTTCTTTAGAGAGCTTTTCCCGCTTACTGAGCAACTGCCTGTCAAGTGTGGTCTTGCCCAGATCCGAAAAGGCTGCGGCCATTGCTATTTTCAGGCTTTCTTCCTGGGACAGGCCAAGTTTTCTTGAGATCAGCAGCGAGAGCAGGATCATATTGGCTGCGTGTGTCGCCTCGTAATTCTCACCTGATCGGTGCCTGACAATCTGGAAAAGGTCGTTCCTGCCGTCCAACGCTGCATTGGAAAGCCTGGTCAGCTTCTCCACCAGCGGTTTGATTTCGCGGGGCTGAAGTTTTCTGGTGCGGCTTTTCTCAAAGAACAGACTGATCAGGATGAAAAGCTCAGAAACATCGCGGACTACAACCGTGTCCGGGTCAAGCAGCGAAACGATCCTGGCTTCCTTTTTTTCGATCAGCACAGGATAGTGTTCGAGCTGCACTGAATCCTTCAAGAGGGAGATGATTTCCTCTGTAAATACAAGGCCCTGAGTGAGGATCGTCTGTCCAAGATAATCGACATTGCGGGCTACAATCATGCCGGATCTAAGTTCAGATAAAGTCAGCCACTCTTCAATTTTCATGCTATCCTTTCTTCACTCCCAGCCAGAAACCGGTGATAAAAGCCCCGGCAAAAGGAAGATTCACAGTCAAAATCCTATACAGAAAAGCGGTCCAGCGATGTACTCCCTGTTCGGAGAAAAGCGGTCCGCAAATCTCGTTCAAAAACTGCCAGTTCACGCTGATGATGTCGCTGAAAACCAGCGCCTGGATCAGCAGGAAAACAGCCCCCAGAAAAAAGGCAGTCATTTTCACGAGCTTGATGGTGGCATAACCGCTGAGGAATCCCAGCACACCGCCGAAACCCAGAATTCCCGCGAAAAAACCCAGCACCTGAGCCGGCATTGGTCCAAGGTCATTCACCATTCCGAATAAGCCATCCCGTCTTCAGAGATTCCGGAATACCTTGATTTCACGTCATACACATCGCTTGCCTCAGCGTCTGAAGTCAGGGTGTTCCAGTCCGCCACTCCGGTAAAAGGATCCTCAGGGATCTTTCTCAGATAGCGCTTGTCAACCAGTTCGTCCAGTCTTTCCGGGTAGCGCAGCTGGTCAGCATAAAAAACATCGATCGCCTTGCGCATTACCTTGAGATCCTCGAGCAGCGCAGATTCCTTGGCCCGCTGGATCGAGCTCCTGTAAATCGGAGTGCCGACTGCGTATAGCAGGCCGATGATCGTAATCACAGCCGCCAGTTCCACCAGGGTGAATCCGCGTCTACCATTCATTGTATTGAGTCCCTTCAAGAGATTTAAGGTCTGAGGTAGTACGTATATCATACACATCTGTCTTGTCGGAAAAAAGGCGGACAAAATTATCCCGGTCGTCTGAGGAGGAGATGGTGAACCATTCGCTCTTCCGGGTCAGAGGATCCTCAGGAATCCTTCGAAGATATCTTTTCCCCTGGCTGTCTTTCTGGATCAGATCTTCAAGGGTTTTCGGATAAGACTGGTGCAGATCGAAATATTTATCGATGGCTTCCCTGATTTCCCGCAGGTCTGCCTTCAGTTCCCATTCCAGCGCTCTTCTGGATGTGACTTCATATACGGGCAGCGCCACCTTGGCCAGGACGGCGATGATCAGGATGCTTACCGAGAGTTCAATGAAGGTTAATCCTTTATGTTCACTCATTTAAAATTCCTGTTAAACGCCAACATGTTGGTAAGTTAGTAGGTTAGTATGTTAGTAAGCCGGGAAACAAAAGCATCCGTTGTTCTCCGATCCGTCTCCTCAACATACAAACATACTAACATACCAACCTACAAACCTCTTGCTTTCAGATTGCAGGGTCATTAATCGTCAATAATCCGCATAAGGCTTCTGATAGCTGTCCGCCGGTTTTCCGCTCTCAAGTCCAAGCTTCACGATTCCTTCCACTGGGTCATAGATTATGATTCCCTGACTGCCGGATCCTTCCCAGCCCATTTGAAGCCTGTTGATGTATTTGGGACAAAGCTCGTTCAGGCTTTTCGGCAGATCACCTCTATGGTCGGTCTTGTAGACTTCAATCGCCTCACGGACTGCATTCAGCTGTTTTTTGATCTTGCTGTCCCTGGCGTGATCAATGATGATCCTGGAATTGACGAAGCTGATTCCTATCAGCACTGAAATGATTGTAAGCACAGCCATCAGTTCCAGCAGAGTGAAAGCTTTTGAATTTTTCATTTGATCAGAGCCGCCATCTGAACTATCGGAAGGAACATCGACAGTACTATGAATCCGACGACCATTCCCATCAGGAGAATCAGCAGGGGTTCGAACAGAGAGAGCATTCTTCTCAGCGAATAGTCCAGTTCGGACTCATAGAATTCGCCTAGATTCAGGAACACTTCGCCAAGCCTTCCTGTATTTTCACCTACGGTAACCATCTGAAGATTCACTTCATTATACAGGTTGAGCGGCTTGAGGCTTTCGGAAAGCGACACGCCACCATGCAGCACCTCTCTGACCTTTGCGACTTTGCCGCCCTGGAATCCATCCTGCAGGACGCTCAATGAATCGTCCACGGACATGCCGGATTTCAGAAGCGAACCAAGAGCCAGGCTGAAATAGGAAAGCCTGTAATAATAATAAAACCTGCGGATGAGCGGAAACCCTGAGATCATGTTCAGCATTCTCTCAGCCTGATGTTTCAGACCTTCGTAAATCAGGAAGAGCCCAAAAACGCCGGCTGCAACGACCAGCGTAAAGTGATACCTGATCAGATCGGATGTGTAAATCACCATTCGGGTAAACGCGGGAAGGTTCTCAGAAAAATCGCTGTACATATTCGTGAACGTGGGTACCACATGCAGAAGCAGGAAACAGACGATGCCGAAAACGATCGCGAGAAGCACCAGAGGATAGATGATGGCATCGATGATTTTCTGGAATGCATTCCTCCTCCGCTCCCAGTATATGATCAGCCTCTTGAAAACCTCGGCCAGATCGCCGCTCTGTTCGCCCTGGCGGACGAAACTGGCAATCAGCGGATGGAAGTTGTAACCAGACTCCAGGATCGCTTTCGAAAACGACTTTCCCTCTGTCAGGGATTCATTCAATTTCAGAAACATGGTTTTCATTTTCGGATCAGTGAGTTTTTCCGACAGGATTCTGATTGCCTCTCCGATCGTGATGCCTGCGGAAAGCATGGCTAGAAGCTGGCGGAAAAAAAAGATCAGCTCATAATCGCTTAACTTCCGCCCCTTGCCCGTAAAAAATCCTGATTTATCGGCACTTTCCTTGACTCCAAGCGGGAACAATCCCCTGCGGGTCAGTTCTTCCTGGATCTCGGACTGTGAATTCCCGTGCAGAGTAAGTTCTATTGTTTCACCGTCCCTGTTAACTGCACGGACTTTGAAAGTTCTGCTTTCCATGGTAGTTCAATTATATCATATTTTCACGATTTTATTTGCCGAAATGGCAGTTTCCCGTTAAACTTGTTCAGGTGCAATTTAGACTGATGTATTTTTTATAAACCGGGAGGGCTCATGTCCGGCCATAACAAGTGGAGTTCCATCAAGCACAGAAAAGGAGCGCAGGATCAGAAGCGGGGTAAGGTTTTCACCAAGCTGATCCGCGACATTACGATTGCAGTCAAGGAATCCGGGAAGGATCAGGAAACCAACGCCAAACTCAGGGCAGCCCTGGAAAAGGCACGGGTAGCCAATATGCCTAAAGACACGGTCAACCTGGCCATCAAGCGCGGCGCAGGCGAAATTCAGGGCGAAAGCTTCGAAGAATTCAATTATGAAGGCTACGGGCCTGGCGGGGTTGCCATCCTGCTGGAAATACTCACCAACAACAGGAATCGCGCCGCCTCGGAAGTCCGCAACATCTTCGAGCGGCACAGCGGGAACCTTGGCGAAACCGGCTGTGTGGGCTGGCTTTTCGAACGCAAAGGCCTGATCTGTATCCAGGACGACACTGTGACTGAGGACAAGCTGATGGATCTCTCTCTCGAGGCCGGAGCGGAAGACATCCGCCACGAAAAAGATGAATTCATGGTGACAACAGACCCTGCCTCATTCGAAAAGGTCAAGACCACTCTGGAAAAAGCAGGTTTGACGCTTAACTCCGCTGAACTGACCATGATCCCGCAGAATACAGTGAAACTGGACGGCAAGAATGCCGAGAAAATGCTGAAAATAATGGATGCCCTTGAAGAACTGGATGATGTCCAGAATGTCTATGCCAATTTCGAGATCGATGAGGAAATCATCGAACAGTTCATGGAAAAATAGATGACAGTGCTGGGAATCGATCCTGGCCTTGCCATTACCGGATATGCCGTAATTGAGGAAGCCAGTAATGGTTTTCTGCTGCGTGAATCCGGGCTGATCAGGACCAAATCCACGCAGGAACTTCCGGCACGGCTTAGAGAGATCTTCCTGAAACTGACTGATCTCGGAAAAACTTTTGGTGTCAGTGAAATGGCCTGCGAAAAACTTTTTTTTGAAAAGAATGTGAAAACAGGGATTGCAGTCGCCCAGGCCAGAGGAGTGATCCTGCTCTGCGCGGCTCTCTCCGAAATCCCGGTTTTCGAGTATCCGCCCAGCACGGTGAAACTCGCTCTCACAGGCTATGGTGCGGCCGACAAGCAGCAGATGCAGAAAATGGTACGTCTGCTTTTGAATCTCAAGTCTGCCCCGAAAGTGGATGATGAAGCCGATGCCATGGGAGTAGCGATCTGTCACCTGCAAAGCAGGAGGATTATGCAATGCTCAGGTACCTGAAAGGGATCATCGCTCGAAAAGACACAGGCCGTCTCTGGCTGGAATGTGGAGGATTCGGCCTGGAAATCCATTTTCCGAACATTGCCCTTGACTCACTCGGTTCAGTCGGAGAAGAAGCCATGATTTATACTGAGCTGATCCTGAGAGCCAGGGAATCGGACGGCGAACTGGAACTCTTCGGATTTTCTGACCAGGAATCGCTCAGGCTGTTCAAATGCCTGCTGCAGGTGAGCAAAATCGGCCCCAAGATGGCCATGAATCTGCTCTCACAGCTCGACACCAGGCAGATCATTTCAGCCATCGCCGAATCGGATCTGGCAACATTATCCGGGGTAAGCGGGATCGGATCCAAGACCGCCGAACGGATCGTGGTCGAACTCAAGGACAAGATCCAGAAGGAATTTGCTCCTCAAGCCATGACCTCTAAGACCAGGGCAACCGAAGCAGAAGACCGCGACCTGAATGATGCACTGCGGGCACTGGGATATACCCAGGGGGAAATCAGGAAGGGGTTGACTTCGCTGAATCGGGAAATCAGCGGCCGCCCGCTTGAGGAAAAAATTCGTCTGATGCTGGGGGCGCTAAGTAAATGAGCCAGATTCAGAAAGAAATACTTGATCAGAACACGATCGCTGA
This Candidatus Wallbacteria bacterium DNA region includes the following protein-coding sequences:
- a CDS encoding prepilin-type N-terminal cleavage/methylation domain-containing protein, producing MSEHKGLTFIELSVSILIIAVLAKVALPVYEVTSRRALEWELKADLREIREAIDKYFDLHQSYPKTLEDLIQKDSQGKRYLRRIPEDPLTRKSEWFTISSSDDRDNFVRLFSDKTDVYDIRTTSDLKSLEGTQYNEW
- a CDS encoding prepilin-type N-terminal cleavage/methylation domain-containing protein, with translation MNGRRGFTLVELAAVITIIGLLYAVGTPIYRSSIQRAKESALLEDLKVMRKAIDVFYADQLRYPERLDELVDKRYLRKIPEDPFTGVADWNTLTSDAEASDVYDVKSRYSGISEDGMAYSEW
- the ruvA gene encoding Holliday junction branch migration protein RuvA, giving the protein MLRYLKGIIARKDTGRLWLECGGFGLEIHFPNIALDSLGSVGEEAMIYTELILRARESDGELELFGFSDQESLRLFKCLLQVSKIGPKMAMNLLSQLDTRQIISAIAESDLATLSGVSGIGSKTAERIVVELKDKIQKEFAPQAMTSKTRATEAEDRDLNDALRALGYTQGEIRKGLTSLNREISGRPLEEKIRLMLGALSK
- a CDS encoding type II secretion system protein; translated protein: MKNSKAFTLLELMAVLTIISVLIGISFVNSRIIIDHARDSKIKKQLNAVREAIEVYKTDHRGDLPKSLNELCPKYINRLQMGWEGSGSQGIIIYDPVEGIVKLGLESGKPADSYQKPYADY
- the ruvC gene encoding crossover junction endodeoxyribonuclease RuvC produces the protein MTVLGIDPGLAITGYAVIEEASNGFLLRESGLIRTKSTQELPARLREIFLKLTDLGKTFGVSEMACEKLFFEKNVKTGIAVAQARGVILLCAALSEIPVFEYPPSTVKLALTGYGAADKQQMQKMVRLLLNLKSAPKVDDEADAMGVAICHLQSRRIMQCSGT
- a CDS encoding type II secretion system F family protein; the encoded protein is MESRTFKVRAVNRDGETIELTLHGNSQSEIQEELTRRGLFPLGVKESADKSGFFTGKGRKLSDYELIFFFRQLLAMLSAGITIGEAIRILSEKLTDPKMKTMFLKLNESLTEGKSFSKAILESGYNFHPLIASFVRQGEQSGDLAEVFKRLIIYWERRRNAFQKIIDAIIYPLVLLAIVFGIVCFLLLHVVPTFTNMYSDFSENLPAFTRMVIYTSDLIRYHFTLVVAAGVFGLFLIYEGLKHQAERMLNMISGFPLIRRFYYYYRLSYFSLALGSLLKSGMSVDDSLSVLQDGFQGGKVAKVREVLHGGVSLSESLKPLNLYNEVNLQMVTVGENTGRLGEVFLNLGEFYESELDYSLRRMLSLFEPLLILLMGMVVGFIVLSMFLPIVQMAALIK
- a CDS encoding YebC/PmpR family DNA-binding transcriptional regulator, which encodes MSGHNKWSSIKHRKGAQDQKRGKVFTKLIRDITIAVKESGKDQETNAKLRAALEKARVANMPKDTVNLAIKRGAGEIQGESFEEFNYEGYGPGGVAILLEILTNNRNRAASEVRNIFERHSGNLGETGCVGWLFERKGLICIQDDTVTEDKLMDLSLEAGAEDIRHEKDEFMVTTDPASFEKVKTTLEKAGLTLNSAELTMIPQNTVKLDGKNAEKMLKIMDALEELDDVQNVYANFEIDEEIIEQFMEK